A genome region from Arachis duranensis cultivar V14167 chromosome 8, aradu.V14167.gnm2.J7QH, whole genome shotgun sequence includes the following:
- the LOC127739738 gene encoding protein BIC2-like: MEENKKLSHHMPTWNTTRNPTTSQIVLPPPNNYDKIISTTRRASRSPNYDEDDEEDEDEEEREETGRERLKRHREEVKGRVKIPEDWGQEKMMKEWIDYTTFDALFAPHTMIVTARDALIADARKTTSSSSSTPPRSSQRLRIYSQ, from the coding sequence atggaagaaaacaagaaattgtCCCACCACATGCCTACATGGAACACCACAAGGAACCCCACTACTTCACAAATAGTTCTTCCTCCTCCCAACAATTACGATAAGATAATTAGCACCACAAGAAGAGCATCTAGGTCTCCCAATTATGACGAGGATGATGAAGAAGACGAGGACGAAGAAGAACGCGAGGAGACAGGAAGGGAGAGGCTGAAGAGGCACAGAGAAGAAGTGAAGGGAAGGGTTAAGATTCCAGAAGACTGGGGACaagagaagatgatgaaggagTGGATCGATTACACCACTTTCGATGCTTTGTTTGCTCCTCACACAATGATTGTCACTGCTCGTGATGCTCTCATTGCCGATGCTCGTAAAactacttcttcttcctcatcaacGCCTCCAAGATCGTCTCAGAGATTAAGGATATATTCAcagtag